A region of Catharus ustulatus isolate bCatUst1 chromosome 9, bCatUst1.pri.v2, whole genome shotgun sequence DNA encodes the following proteins:
- the ABL2 gene encoding tyrosine-protein kinase ABL2 isoform X2 — MYWKLKLYQLTWGALPSTYPPQEALHRPYGCEVEPQALNEAIRWSSKENLLGATESDPNLFVALYDFVASGDNTLSITKGEKLRVLGYNQNGEWSEVRSKNGQGWVPSNYITPVNSLEKHSWYHGPVSRSAAEYLLSSLINGSFLVRESESSPGQLSISLRYEGRVYHYRINTTSDGKVYVTAESRFSTLAELVHHHSTVADGLVTTLHYPAPKCNKPTVYGVSPIHDKWEMERTDITMKHKLGGGQYGEVYVGVWKKYNLTVAVKTLKEDTMEVEEFLKEAAVMKEIKHPNLVQLLGVCTLEPPFYIVTEYMPYGNLLDYLRECNREEVSAVVLLYMATQISSAMEYLEKKNFIHRDLAARNCLVGENHVVKVADFGLSRLMTGDTYTAHAGAKFPIKWTAPESLAYNTFSIKSDVWAFGVLLWEIATYGMSPYPGIDLSQVYDLLEKGYRMEQPEGCPPKVYELMRACWKWNPPDRPSFAETHQAFETMFHDSSISEEVAEELGRTASSSSIVPYLPRLPMLPSKTRTLKKQAENKENIEGAQDTVEHSASSSAPGFIRSTQTTGGSPALPRKQRDKSPSSLLEDAKETTFTRDRKGGFFSSFMKKRNAPTPPKRSSSFREMENQPHKKYELTGNFSSVASLQHMDGFSFAPAQQDTSLAPPKCYGGGFVQRTFYTEEGTGPSSAGGVSTGGGWSGITGFFTPRLIKKTLGLRAGKPTGNEETSKPFPRSNSTSSMSSGLPEQDRMAMTLPRNSQRSKIQLERTVSTSSQPDESTGRASDLIPKRFEEGPALTRERPKAKLLPRGATALPFRTPSASEEKEGPGLVAAPKGKEKNSGPRQGALEDGERPGWSSPVKAAAILPTTHNHKVPVLISPTLKHTPADVQLIGTDSQGNKFKLLSEHQVTSSGDRDRPRRVKPKCAPPPPPVMRLLQQPAACSDAAEELSSVAGLQHGLESNEGSKKAAAAAAPVGGKSGRPVMPPPQVPLSSSSTSPVKMANGTAGAKVALRKTKQAAEKIPADKISKEALLECADLLSSAIAEPTPNSQLVDTGHQLLDYCSGYVDCIPHTRNKFAFREAVSKLELSLQELQVSSTAAGVHGANPVLNNLLSCVQEISDVVQR; from the exons AGGCCCTGCACCGCCCCTATGGTTGCGAGGTCGAACCCCAGGCACTGAACGAAGCCATCAGATGGAGCTCCAAGGAGAACCTGCTTGGAGCCACTGAGAGCGATCCCAATCTCTTTGTTGCACTTTACGATTTTGTAGCAAGTGGTGACAACACACTCAGCATCACCAAAG GTGAGAAGTTGCGAGTCCTGGGTTACAACCAGAATGGTGAATGGAGTGAGGTACGTTCGAAGAACGGGCAGGGCTGGGTACCAAGCAACTACATCACTCCAGTGAACAGCCTGGAGAAGCATTCCTGGTACCACGGGCCAGTGTCCCGCAGTGCAGCAGAGTATCTGCTCAGCAGCCTCATCAATGGCAGCTTCCTGGTCCGGGAAAgtgagagcagcccagggcagttGTCCATCTCGCTCAGGTACGAAGGACGTGTTTACCACTACAGGATCAACACCACCTCAGATGGGAAG GTCTATGTGACAGCAGAAAGCCGTTTCAGCACCCTGGCAGAGCTTGTGCACCATCACTCCACGGTGGCAGATGGCCTGGTGACAACTCTGCACTACCCAGCACCCAAGTGCAATAAGCCCACCGTGTATGGAGTGTCCCCCATCCATGACAAGTGGGAGATGGAGCGCACTGACATCACCATGAAGCACAAGCTCGGGGGAGGCCAGTATGGAGAGGTCTATGTGGGGGTCTGGAAGAAATACAATCTCACAGTGGCTGTGAAAACGTTAAAG GAAGATACCATGGAGGTGGAAGAATTCTTGAAAGAAGCTGCTGTGATGAAGGAGATCAAGCACCCAAATCTAGTGCAGTTGTTAG gTGTGTGCACCCTGGAGCCCCCCTTTTACATCGTGACGGAGTACATGCCCTACGGGAATCTGCTGGACTACCTGCGGGAGTGCAACCGCGAGGAGGTCAGTGCTGTTGTCCTGCTCTACATGGCCACCCAGATCTCCTCTGCCATGGAGTACCTGGAGAAGAAGAACTTCATCCACAG GGACCTGGCAGCACGGAACTGCTTAGTTGGAGAAAACCACGTGGTGAAGGTGGCTGACTTTGGCTTAAGTCGACTCATGACTGGTGATACCTACACAGCCCATGCTGGGGCCAAGTTCCCAATCAAATGGACAGCTCCTGAGAGCCTGGCCTACAACACCTTTTCAATCAAATCAGATGTGTGGG CCTTTGGGGTGCTGTTGTGGGAAATTGCTACCTATGGGATGTCCCCGTACCCAGGCATTGACCTCTCTCAGGTGTACGATCTGCTGGAAAAGGGCTATCGGATGGAGCAACCAGAGGGGTGCCCTCCCAAGGTGTATGAGCTGATGAGGGCAT GCTGGAAGTGGAACCCACCAGACCGACCTTCCTTTGCTGAAACCCACCAGGCTTTTGAAACCATGTTCCATGACTCGAGCATCTCAGAGG aggTAGCAGAGGAGCTAGGGAGAACGGCCTCGTCCTCATCCATAGTTCCTTACCTGCCCCGCTTACCCATGCTTCCCTCCAAGACGAGAACGCTGAAGAAGCAGGCAGAGAACAAGGAGAACATTGAAGGAGCACAGGACACTGTGGAGCACTCGGCATCCAGTTCAGCACCAG GTTTCATCAGAAGCACACAGACAACAGGCGGGTCCCCCGCACTGCCCCGCAAGCAGAGGGACAAGTcccccagcagcctcctggaGGATGCCAAAGAGACCACGTTCACCAGGGACAGGAAAGGGGGCTTCTTCAGCTCCTTCATGAAGAAGAGGAACGCTCCCACGCCTCCCAAACGCAGCAGCTCCTTCCGGGAGATGGAGAACCAGCCCCATAAGAAATACGAGCTGACGGGTAACTTTTCCTCTGTTGCTTCCTTGCAGCACATGGACGGGTTCTCCTTTGCTCCAGCGCAGCAGGACACGAGCCTGGCACCCCCCAAGTGCTATGGAGGGGGCTTTGTGCAGAGGACCTTCTACACCGAGGAGGGCACTgggcccagcagtgctgggggtgtgAGCACTGGTGGAGGGTGGTCAGGCATCACTGGCTTCTTTACGCCACGCTTGATTAAAAAGACACTGGGTTTACGAGCAGGAAAACCCACTGGTAATGAAGAAACTTCAAAGCCTTTTCCAAGGTCAAACTCCACATCTTCCATGTCCTCAGGGCTTCCAGAGCAGGATAGGATGGCAATGACccttcccagaaattcccagagGTCAAAAATTCAGCTGGAACGGACTGTGTCCACCTCCTCCCAGCCTGatgagagcacagggagggccAGTGACCTGATTCCCAAAAGGTTTGAAGAGGGCCCTGCTTTGACCAGAGAGAGACCAAAAGCAAAACTCTTGCCAAGGGGTGCCACAGCACTCCCTTTCCGAACTCCCTCCGCATCAGAAGAAAAGGAGGGTCCAGGGCTAGTGGCAGCTCCTaagggcaaagaaaaaaacagtggcCCACGACAAGGGGCCCTTGAGGATGGCGAGAGGCCAGGGTGGTCATCTCCAGTAAAGGCTGCAGCAATACTTCCAACCACTCATAACCACAAAGTGCCAGTCCTAATCTCACCCACTCTAAAACACACTCCAGCAGATGTGCAGCTCATTGGCACAGACTCTCAGGGTAATAAATTTAAGCTCTTATCTGAGCATCAGGTCACTTCTTCCGGCGACAGGGACCGGCCCAGACGGGTAAAACCAAAGTGTGCTCCACCTCCACCCCCGGTGATGcggctcctccagcagccagctgcCTGCTCGGATGCAGCAGAAGAGCTGAGCAGCGTGGCGGGATTGCAGCATGGACTGGAATCGAACGAAGGGAGtaagaaggcagcagcagcagcagcacctgttGGTGGAAAATCTGGGAGGCCCGTGATGCCTCCGCCTCAAGTGCCTCTGTCATCGTCTTCCACCTCCCCAGTGAAAATGGCCAACGGCACGGCCGGCGCCAAGGTAGCGCTGAGAAAGACCAAACAGGCGGCTGAGAAAATCCCCGCAGACAAGATCAGCAAGGAGGCACTGCTGGAGTGCGCGGATCTCCTCTCGAGTGCCATCGCCGAGCCCACGCCCAACAGCCAGCTGGTGGACACGGGGCACCAGCTGCTGGATTACTGCTCAGGCTACGTGGACTGCATCCCGCACACGCGCAACAAATTTGCCTTCCGGGAAGCCGTGAGCAAACTGGAActcagcctgcaggagctgcaggtgtctTCGACAGCTGCTGGCGTCCATGGGGCAAACCCCGTCCTTAATAACTTATTGTCATGTGTCCAAGAAATCAGTGATGTGGTGCAAAGGTAG
- the ABL2 gene encoding tyrosine-protein kinase ABL2 isoform X1 yields the protein MGQQVGRVGEPGAGLQHQPPQQPQQPRGLRGSSAARPAGRRREAAGRSAEGGFNVFTQHEALHRPYGCEVEPQALNEAIRWSSKENLLGATESDPNLFVALYDFVASGDNTLSITKGEKLRVLGYNQNGEWSEVRSKNGQGWVPSNYITPVNSLEKHSWYHGPVSRSAAEYLLSSLINGSFLVRESESSPGQLSISLRYEGRVYHYRINTTSDGKVYVTAESRFSTLAELVHHHSTVADGLVTTLHYPAPKCNKPTVYGVSPIHDKWEMERTDITMKHKLGGGQYGEVYVGVWKKYNLTVAVKTLKEDTMEVEEFLKEAAVMKEIKHPNLVQLLGVCTLEPPFYIVTEYMPYGNLLDYLRECNREEVSAVVLLYMATQISSAMEYLEKKNFIHRDLAARNCLVGENHVVKVADFGLSRLMTGDTYTAHAGAKFPIKWTAPESLAYNTFSIKSDVWAFGVLLWEIATYGMSPYPGIDLSQVYDLLEKGYRMEQPEGCPPKVYELMRACWKWNPPDRPSFAETHQAFETMFHDSSISEEVAEELGRTASSSSIVPYLPRLPMLPSKTRTLKKQAENKENIEGAQDTVEHSASSSAPGFIRSTQTTGGSPALPRKQRDKSPSSLLEDAKETTFTRDRKGGFFSSFMKKRNAPTPPKRSSSFREMENQPHKKYELTGNFSSVASLQHMDGFSFAPAQQDTSLAPPKCYGGGFVQRTFYTEEGTGPSSAGGVSTGGGWSGITGFFTPRLIKKTLGLRAGKPTGNEETSKPFPRSNSTSSMSSGLPEQDRMAMTLPRNSQRSKIQLERTVSTSSQPDESTGRASDLIPKRFEEGPALTRERPKAKLLPRGATALPFRTPSASEEKEGPGLVAAPKGKEKNSGPRQGALEDGERPGWSSPVKAAAILPTTHNHKVPVLISPTLKHTPADVQLIGTDSQGNKFKLLSEHQVTSSGDRDRPRRVKPKCAPPPPPVMRLLQQPAACSDAAEELSSVAGLQHGLESNEGSKKAAAAAAPVGGKSGRPVMPPPQVPLSSSSTSPVKMANGTAGAKVALRKTKQAAEKIPADKISKEALLECADLLSSAIAEPTPNSQLVDTGHQLLDYCSGYVDCIPHTRNKFAFREAVSKLELSLQELQVSSTAAGVHGANPVLNNLLSCVQEISDVVQR from the exons AGGCCCTGCACCGCCCCTATGGTTGCGAGGTCGAACCCCAGGCACTGAACGAAGCCATCAGATGGAGCTCCAAGGAGAACCTGCTTGGAGCCACTGAGAGCGATCCCAATCTCTTTGTTGCACTTTACGATTTTGTAGCAAGTGGTGACAACACACTCAGCATCACCAAAG GTGAGAAGTTGCGAGTCCTGGGTTACAACCAGAATGGTGAATGGAGTGAGGTACGTTCGAAGAACGGGCAGGGCTGGGTACCAAGCAACTACATCACTCCAGTGAACAGCCTGGAGAAGCATTCCTGGTACCACGGGCCAGTGTCCCGCAGTGCAGCAGAGTATCTGCTCAGCAGCCTCATCAATGGCAGCTTCCTGGTCCGGGAAAgtgagagcagcccagggcagttGTCCATCTCGCTCAGGTACGAAGGACGTGTTTACCACTACAGGATCAACACCACCTCAGATGGGAAG GTCTATGTGACAGCAGAAAGCCGTTTCAGCACCCTGGCAGAGCTTGTGCACCATCACTCCACGGTGGCAGATGGCCTGGTGACAACTCTGCACTACCCAGCACCCAAGTGCAATAAGCCCACCGTGTATGGAGTGTCCCCCATCCATGACAAGTGGGAGATGGAGCGCACTGACATCACCATGAAGCACAAGCTCGGGGGAGGCCAGTATGGAGAGGTCTATGTGGGGGTCTGGAAGAAATACAATCTCACAGTGGCTGTGAAAACGTTAAAG GAAGATACCATGGAGGTGGAAGAATTCTTGAAAGAAGCTGCTGTGATGAAGGAGATCAAGCACCCAAATCTAGTGCAGTTGTTAG gTGTGTGCACCCTGGAGCCCCCCTTTTACATCGTGACGGAGTACATGCCCTACGGGAATCTGCTGGACTACCTGCGGGAGTGCAACCGCGAGGAGGTCAGTGCTGTTGTCCTGCTCTACATGGCCACCCAGATCTCCTCTGCCATGGAGTACCTGGAGAAGAAGAACTTCATCCACAG GGACCTGGCAGCACGGAACTGCTTAGTTGGAGAAAACCACGTGGTGAAGGTGGCTGACTTTGGCTTAAGTCGACTCATGACTGGTGATACCTACACAGCCCATGCTGGGGCCAAGTTCCCAATCAAATGGACAGCTCCTGAGAGCCTGGCCTACAACACCTTTTCAATCAAATCAGATGTGTGGG CCTTTGGGGTGCTGTTGTGGGAAATTGCTACCTATGGGATGTCCCCGTACCCAGGCATTGACCTCTCTCAGGTGTACGATCTGCTGGAAAAGGGCTATCGGATGGAGCAACCAGAGGGGTGCCCTCCCAAGGTGTATGAGCTGATGAGGGCAT GCTGGAAGTGGAACCCACCAGACCGACCTTCCTTTGCTGAAACCCACCAGGCTTTTGAAACCATGTTCCATGACTCGAGCATCTCAGAGG aggTAGCAGAGGAGCTAGGGAGAACGGCCTCGTCCTCATCCATAGTTCCTTACCTGCCCCGCTTACCCATGCTTCCCTCCAAGACGAGAACGCTGAAGAAGCAGGCAGAGAACAAGGAGAACATTGAAGGAGCACAGGACACTGTGGAGCACTCGGCATCCAGTTCAGCACCAG GTTTCATCAGAAGCACACAGACAACAGGCGGGTCCCCCGCACTGCCCCGCAAGCAGAGGGACAAGTcccccagcagcctcctggaGGATGCCAAAGAGACCACGTTCACCAGGGACAGGAAAGGGGGCTTCTTCAGCTCCTTCATGAAGAAGAGGAACGCTCCCACGCCTCCCAAACGCAGCAGCTCCTTCCGGGAGATGGAGAACCAGCCCCATAAGAAATACGAGCTGACGGGTAACTTTTCCTCTGTTGCTTCCTTGCAGCACATGGACGGGTTCTCCTTTGCTCCAGCGCAGCAGGACACGAGCCTGGCACCCCCCAAGTGCTATGGAGGGGGCTTTGTGCAGAGGACCTTCTACACCGAGGAGGGCACTgggcccagcagtgctgggggtgtgAGCACTGGTGGAGGGTGGTCAGGCATCACTGGCTTCTTTACGCCACGCTTGATTAAAAAGACACTGGGTTTACGAGCAGGAAAACCCACTGGTAATGAAGAAACTTCAAAGCCTTTTCCAAGGTCAAACTCCACATCTTCCATGTCCTCAGGGCTTCCAGAGCAGGATAGGATGGCAATGACccttcccagaaattcccagagGTCAAAAATTCAGCTGGAACGGACTGTGTCCACCTCCTCCCAGCCTGatgagagcacagggagggccAGTGACCTGATTCCCAAAAGGTTTGAAGAGGGCCCTGCTTTGACCAGAGAGAGACCAAAAGCAAAACTCTTGCCAAGGGGTGCCACAGCACTCCCTTTCCGAACTCCCTCCGCATCAGAAGAAAAGGAGGGTCCAGGGCTAGTGGCAGCTCCTaagggcaaagaaaaaaacagtggcCCACGACAAGGGGCCCTTGAGGATGGCGAGAGGCCAGGGTGGTCATCTCCAGTAAAGGCTGCAGCAATACTTCCAACCACTCATAACCACAAAGTGCCAGTCCTAATCTCACCCACTCTAAAACACACTCCAGCAGATGTGCAGCTCATTGGCACAGACTCTCAGGGTAATAAATTTAAGCTCTTATCTGAGCATCAGGTCACTTCTTCCGGCGACAGGGACCGGCCCAGACGGGTAAAACCAAAGTGTGCTCCACCTCCACCCCCGGTGATGcggctcctccagcagccagctgcCTGCTCGGATGCAGCAGAAGAGCTGAGCAGCGTGGCGGGATTGCAGCATGGACTGGAATCGAACGAAGGGAGtaagaaggcagcagcagcagcagcacctgttGGTGGAAAATCTGGGAGGCCCGTGATGCCTCCGCCTCAAGTGCCTCTGTCATCGTCTTCCACCTCCCCAGTGAAAATGGCCAACGGCACGGCCGGCGCCAAGGTAGCGCTGAGAAAGACCAAACAGGCGGCTGAGAAAATCCCCGCAGACAAGATCAGCAAGGAGGCACTGCTGGAGTGCGCGGATCTCCTCTCGAGTGCCATCGCCGAGCCCACGCCCAACAGCCAGCTGGTGGACACGGGGCACCAGCTGCTGGATTACTGCTCAGGCTACGTGGACTGCATCCCGCACACGCGCAACAAATTTGCCTTCCGGGAAGCCGTGAGCAAACTGGAActcagcctgcaggagctgcaggtgtctTCGACAGCTGCTGGCGTCCATGGGGCAAACCCCGTCCTTAATAACTTATTGTCATGTGTCCAAGAAATCAGTGATGTGGTGCAAAGGTAG